A genomic window from Cotesia glomerata isolate CgM1 linkage group LG7, MPM_Cglom_v2.3, whole genome shotgun sequence includes:
- the LOC123269085 gene encoding pro-resilin-like, whose protein sequence is MISKSLIVLGIVLVPIILSVPQGPSYLPPSGGRPTGGGNGHPDDWAGDPVNYEYSYEVQDAGLGVDFGHREMRKEDEAKGSYHVLLPDGRTQFVDYVADAAGYRPVIRYEGTATYPAPGPSGNDDGYKY, encoded by the exons ATGATTTCAAAA AGCTTAATTGTCCTCGGTATAGTTTTGGTGCCGATTATTTTAAGTGTACCACAAGGACCCTCTTATCTACCGCCGAGTGGTGGACGACCAACTGGTGGTGGTAATGGACATCCCGATGATTGGGCTggg gacCCAGTGAATTATGAATATTCATACGAGGTTCAGGATGCGGGACTTGGTGTGGATTTCGGACACCGTGAAATGCGAAAAGAGGATGAAGCAAAGGGAAGTTATCATGTTCTACTTCCAGATGGGAGAACACAGTTTGTAGATTATGTCGCCGACGCTGCTGGATATCGACCTGTGATACGATACGAAGGAACCGCGACATACCCAGCACCTGGACCCTCTGGAAATGACGACGGCTACAAATATTGA
- the LOC123269083 gene encoding pro-resilin isoform X2 has translation MLKLMLLASVLTAILARPEPPVNSYLPPGGSQGGGFRGGGGGGRGGGPSDGFRPPPIDSNGAGGGRPSSSYGPPGQGGQGGQNRGFESQGGSGGGRPSSSYGPPGAQGGNGFGGQGNQGGNGFGNQGGSGGGQPSNSYGPPGAQGGNGFGNQGGSGGGRPSNSYGPPGAQGNGGFGGQGGQGGFGGQGGSSGGRPSNSYGPPGAQGGNGFGGQGNLGGQGGQGSQGGGFGSPSNSYGPPGAQGAQSGFGNQGGQGGSGGSGGSGGGRPSNSYGPPGSGSGSNSGGFGSQNGQGFGQQGGGSGRPSDSYGAPVGGASDSYAPPPSGVQGGRGGQGSQGGQGGQGGQGGQGGQGGSSGYGTGNGNGGSNDEESNEPAKYDFNYEVKDPQSGVDFGQTESRDGDRAQGMFNVLLPDGRKQIVEYEADQDGFKPQIRYEGEANTGAGGPGGPGGNNGYPSGGPGGNNGGGVGGDNGYPSGGPGGNNGGGYPSGGPGGNSDGGYPSGGPGGNNNGGFPSGGQGGNSGGGYPSGGPGGNNNNNNNGGYPSGGPGGNGGSGDGYPSGGPSDGGFGGNGGSSDGYPSGPANNGRGGGSGGFGGNGNNRNGGGSGGYPSGGPGDSNQNGYPSGRPNGGGGGFGGSSGGNGNEGYPSGRPGGNSGFGGGNNGRSGGSGGGGGYPSGSGGDAAANGGYQY, from the exons ATGCTTAAG ttaatgCTATTAGCGTCAGTGTTGACTGCAATATTGGCAAGACCAGAACCACCCGTTAATTCTTATTTACCACCGGGTGGATCCCAAGGCGGTGGTTTTAGAGGTGGTGGTGGAGGAGGAAGAGGAGGAGGACCCTCTGACGGTTTTAGACCACCACCAATCGATAGTAATGGGGCTGGAGGTGGAAGACCATCCAGTTCTTACGGTCCTCCAG gACAAGGCGGTCAAGGAGGACAAAATCGCGGATTTGAAAGCCAAGGGGGATCTGGAGGTGGAAGACCATCAAGTAGTTATGGACCTCCAGGAGCCCAAGGAGGTAATGGATTTGGTGGACAAGGCAATCAAGGTGGTAATGGATTTGGAAACCAAGGAGGATCTGGAGGTGGACAACCTTCTAACAGTTACGGACCTCCAGGAGCTCAAGGAGGTAATGGTTTTGGAAATCAGGGAGGATCTGGAGGTGGAAGACCTTCAAACAGTTATGGTCCCCCTGGAGCCCAAGGAAATGGTGGATTCGGAGGACAAGGAGGACAAG gtGGTTTTGGTGGACAAGGAGGATCAAGCGGTGGAAGACCATCCAATAGTTATGGACCTCCTGGAGCTCAAGGTGGTAATGGATTTGGTGGACAAGGCAATCTAGGTGGTCAAGGTGGTCAAGGAAGTCAAGGAGGTGGATTTGGAAGCCCTTCAAATAGTTATGGACCTCCTGGTGCTCAAGGTGCTCAAAGTGGCTTTGGTAATCAAGGTGGACAAGGAGGTTCAGGAGGTTCAGGAGGTTCAGGAGGAGGCAGACCTTCTAATAGTTATGGACCACCTGGTTCTGGATCTGGTTCAAATTCTGGTGGTTTTGGATCACAAAATGGACAAGGATTTGGTCAACAGGGAGGAGGAAGTGGTCGTCCATCAGACTCGTATGGAGCCCCGGTTGGTGGAGCATCCGACAGTTATGCACCTCCACCATCTGGTGTTCAAGGCGGACGAGGAGGCCAAGGAAGCCAAGGAGGCCAAGGAGGCCAAGGAGGACAAGGAGGACAAGGAGGACAAGGAGGTTCTAGTGGTTATGGAACTGGAAATGGAAATGGAGGATCCAATGATGAAGAAAGCAAT gAACCAGCCAAGTATGATTTCAATTATGAAGTTAAGGATCCACAATCAGGAGTTGATTTCGGACAAACTGAGAGTCGAGATGGAGACCGAGCACAGGGTATGTTTAACGTACTTTTACCAGATGGAAGAAAACAAATAGTTGAATATGAAGCGGACCAAGATGGTTTTAAGCCACAAATAAGATACGAAGGTGAAGCAAACACTGGAGCTGGTGGTCCTGGTGGTCCTGGTGGAAATAATGGTTATCCCTCAGGTGGTCCAGGTGGAAACAATGGCGGTGGAGTTGGTGGAGATAATGGTTACCCTTCAGGTGGTCCAGGAGGAAACAATGGAGGTGGATATCCCTCTGGAGGACCAGGAGGAAATAGCGATGGTGGATATCCTTCAGGAGGTCCAGGTGGAAACAATAATGGAGGATTCCCTTCAGGTGGTCAGGGTGGAAACAGTGGAGGTGGATATCCTTCAGGTGGTCCAGGAGgaaataacaacaacaataataacggAGGTTATCCTTCAGGCGGACCAGGAGGAAACGGTGGATCTGGAGATGGCTACCCATCGGGTGGTCCCTCTGATGGAGGATTTGGCGGAAACGGTGGATCTAGCGATGGTTATCCATCTGGACCAGCAAATAACGGCAGAGGTGGTGGTAGTGGTGGATTTGGTGGTAATGGCAATAACAGAAATGGAGGCGGTAGTGGTGGATACCCATCGGGTGGTCCGGGAGACAGCAATCAAAATG GATATCCATCAGGGCGTCCTAATGGCGGGGGTGGTGGTTTCGGAGGTTCATCTGGTGGAAATGGAAATGAAGGTTATCCTTCTGGTAGACCCGGCGGTAACAGTGGCTTTGGTGGAGGTAATAATGGTAGAAGTGGTGGAAGTGGAGGTGGAGGTGGATACCCCTCCGGAAGTGGTGGTGATGCCGCAGCAAATGGAGGATATCAATATTGA
- the LOC123269083 gene encoding pro-resilin isoform X3, whose amino-acid sequence MLKLMLLASVLTAILARPEPPVNSYLPPGGSQGGGFRGGGGGGRGGGPSDGFRPPPIDSNGAGGGRPSSSYGPPGQGGQGGQNRGFESQGGSGGGRPSSSYGPPGAQGGNGFGGQGNQGGNGFGNQGGSGGGQPSNSYGPPGAQGGNGFGNQGGSGGGRPSNSYGPPGAQGNGGFGGQGGQGGFGNQGGSGGRPSSSYGAPGAPGAPGAQGNNGFGGQGNQGGNGFGNQGGSGSGRPSNSYGPPGAQGGNGFGNQGGQGGFGGQGGSSGGRPSNSYGPPGAQGGNGFGGQGNLGGQGGQGSQGGGFGSPSNSYGPPGAQGAQSGFGNQGGQGGSGGSGGSGGGRPSNSYGPPGSGSGSNSGGFGSQNGQGFGQQGGGSGRPSDSYGAPVGGASDSYAPPPSGVQGGRGGQGSQGGQGGQGGQGGQGGQGGPGGNSDGGYPSGGPGGNNNGGFPSGGQGGNSGGGYPSGGPGGNNNNNNNGGYPSGGPGGNGGSGDGYPSGGPSDGGFGGNGGSSDGYPSGPANNGRGGGSGGFGGNGNNRNGGGSGGYPSGGPGDSNQNGYPSGRPNGGGGGFGGSSGGNGNEGYPSGRPGGNSGFGGGNNGRSGGSGGGGGYPSGSGGDAAANGGYQY is encoded by the exons ATGCTTAAG ttaatgCTATTAGCGTCAGTGTTGACTGCAATATTGGCAAGACCAGAACCACCCGTTAATTCTTATTTACCACCGGGTGGATCCCAAGGCGGTGGTTTTAGAGGTGGTGGTGGAGGAGGAAGAGGAGGAGGACCCTCTGACGGTTTTAGACCACCACCAATCGATAGTAATGGGGCTGGAGGTGGAAGACCATCCAGTTCTTACGGTCCTCCAG gACAAGGCGGTCAAGGAGGACAAAATCGCGGATTTGAAAGCCAAGGGGGATCTGGAGGTGGAAGACCATCAAGTAGTTATGGACCTCCAGGAGCCCAAGGAGGTAATGGATTTGGTGGACAAGGCAATCAAGGTGGTAATGGATTTGGAAACCAAGGAGGATCTGGAGGTGGACAACCTTCTAACAGTTACGGACCTCCAGGAGCTCAAGGAGGTAATGGTTTTGGAAATCAGGGAGGATCTGGAGGTGGAAGACCTTCAAACAGTTATGGTCCCCCTGGAGCCCAAGGAAATGGTGGATTCGGAGGACAAGGAGGACAAG gTGGATTTGGAAATCAAGGTGGTTCAGGTGGAAGGCCTTCAAGTAGTTACGGAGCCCCAGGAGCCCCAGGAGCCCCAGGAGCCCAAGGAAATAATGGATTTGGTGGACAAGGTAATCAAGGGGGTAATGGATTTGGAAATCAGGGAGGATCTGGAAGTGGAAGGCCTTCAAACAGTTACGGACCACCTGGTGCTCAAGGAGGTAATGGTTTCGGTAATCAAGGCGGACAAG gtGGTTTTGGTGGACAAGGAGGATCAAGCGGTGGAAGACCATCCAATAGTTATGGACCTCCTGGAGCTCAAGGTGGTAATGGATTTGGTGGACAAGGCAATCTAGGTGGTCAAGGTGGTCAAGGAAGTCAAGGAGGTGGATTTGGAAGCCCTTCAAATAGTTATGGACCTCCTGGTGCTCAAGGTGCTCAAAGTGGCTTTGGTAATCAAGGTGGACAAGGAGGTTCAGGAGGTTCAGGAGGTTCAGGAGGAGGCAGACCTTCTAATAGTTATGGACCACCTGGTTCTGGATCTGGTTCAAATTCTGGTGGTTTTGGATCACAAAATGGACAAGGATTTGGTCAACAGGGAGGAGGAAGTGGTCGTCCATCAGACTCGTATGGAGCCCCGGTTGGTGGAGCATCCGACAGTTATGCACCTCCACCATCTGGTGTTCAAGGCGGACGAGGAGGCCAAGGAAGCCAAGGAGGCCAAGGAGGCCAAGGAGGACAAGGAGGACAAGGAGGACAAGGAG GACCAGGAGGAAATAGCGATGGTGGATATCCTTCAGGAGGTCCAGGTGGAAACAATAATGGAGGATTCCCTTCAGGTGGTCAGGGTGGAAACAGTGGAGGTGGATATCCTTCAGGTGGTCCAGGAGgaaataacaacaacaataataacggAGGTTATCCTTCAGGCGGACCAGGAGGAAACGGTGGATCTGGAGATGGCTACCCATCGGGTGGTCCCTCTGATGGAGGATTTGGCGGAAACGGTGGATCTAGCGATGGTTATCCATCTGGACCAGCAAATAACGGCAGAGGTGGTGGTAGTGGTGGATTTGGTGGTAATGGCAATAACAGAAATGGAGGCGGTAGTGGTGGATACCCATCGGGTGGTCCGGGAGACAGCAATCAAAATG GATATCCATCAGGGCGTCCTAATGGCGGGGGTGGTGGTTTCGGAGGTTCATCTGGTGGAAATGGAAATGAAGGTTATCCTTCTGGTAGACCCGGCGGTAACAGTGGCTTTGGTGGAGGTAATAATGGTAGAAGTGGTGGAAGTGGAGGTGGAGGTGGATACCCCTCCGGAAGTGGTGGTGATGCCGCAGCAAATGGAGGATATCAATATTGA
- the LOC123269083 gene encoding pro-resilin isoform X1 has product MLKLMLLASVLTAILARPEPPVNSYLPPGGSQGGGFRGGGGGGRGGGPSDGFRPPPIDSNGAGGGRPSSSYGPPGQGGQGGQNRGFESQGGSGGGRPSSSYGPPGAQGGNGFGGQGNQGGNGFGNQGGSGGGQPSNSYGPPGAQGGNGFGNQGGSGGGRPSNSYGPPGAQGNGGFGGQGGQGGFGNQGGSGGRPSSSYGAPGAPGAPGAQGNNGFGGQGNQGGNGFGNQGGSGSGRPSNSYGPPGAQGGNGFGNQGGQGGFGGQGGSSGGRPSNSYGPPGAQGGNGFGGQGNLGGQGGQGSQGGGFGSPSNSYGPPGAQGAQSGFGNQGGQGGSGGSGGSGGGRPSNSYGPPGSGSGSNSGGFGSQNGQGFGQQGGGSGRPSDSYGAPVGGASDSYAPPPSGVQGGRGGQGSQGGQGGQGGQGGQGGQGGSSGYGTGNGNGGSNDEESNEPAKYDFNYEVKDPQSGVDFGQTESRDGDRAQGMFNVLLPDGRKQIVEYEADQDGFKPQIRYEGEANTGAGGPGGPGGNNGYPSGGPGGNNGGGVGGDNGYPSGGPGGNNGGGYPSGGPGGNSDGGYPSGGPGGNNNGGFPSGGQGGNSGGGYPSGGPGGNNNNNNNGGYPSGGPGGNGGSGDGYPSGGPSDGGFGGNGGSSDGYPSGPANNGRGGGSGGFGGNGNNRNGGGSGGYPSGGPGDSNQNGYPSGRPNGGGGGFGGSSGGNGNEGYPSGRPGGNSGFGGGNNGRSGGSGGGGGYPSGSGGDAAANGGYQY; this is encoded by the exons ATGCTTAAG ttaatgCTATTAGCGTCAGTGTTGACTGCAATATTGGCAAGACCAGAACCACCCGTTAATTCTTATTTACCACCGGGTGGATCCCAAGGCGGTGGTTTTAGAGGTGGTGGTGGAGGAGGAAGAGGAGGAGGACCCTCTGACGGTTTTAGACCACCACCAATCGATAGTAATGGGGCTGGAGGTGGAAGACCATCCAGTTCTTACGGTCCTCCAG gACAAGGCGGTCAAGGAGGACAAAATCGCGGATTTGAAAGCCAAGGGGGATCTGGAGGTGGAAGACCATCAAGTAGTTATGGACCTCCAGGAGCCCAAGGAGGTAATGGATTTGGTGGACAAGGCAATCAAGGTGGTAATGGATTTGGAAACCAAGGAGGATCTGGAGGTGGACAACCTTCTAACAGTTACGGACCTCCAGGAGCTCAAGGAGGTAATGGTTTTGGAAATCAGGGAGGATCTGGAGGTGGAAGACCTTCAAACAGTTATGGTCCCCCTGGAGCCCAAGGAAATGGTGGATTCGGAGGACAAGGAGGACAAG gTGGATTTGGAAATCAAGGTGGTTCAGGTGGAAGGCCTTCAAGTAGTTACGGAGCCCCAGGAGCCCCAGGAGCCCCAGGAGCCCAAGGAAATAATGGATTTGGTGGACAAGGTAATCAAGGGGGTAATGGATTTGGAAATCAGGGAGGATCTGGAAGTGGAAGGCCTTCAAACAGTTACGGACCACCTGGTGCTCAAGGAGGTAATGGTTTCGGTAATCAAGGCGGACAAG gtGGTTTTGGTGGACAAGGAGGATCAAGCGGTGGAAGACCATCCAATAGTTATGGACCTCCTGGAGCTCAAGGTGGTAATGGATTTGGTGGACAAGGCAATCTAGGTGGTCAAGGTGGTCAAGGAAGTCAAGGAGGTGGATTTGGAAGCCCTTCAAATAGTTATGGACCTCCTGGTGCTCAAGGTGCTCAAAGTGGCTTTGGTAATCAAGGTGGACAAGGAGGTTCAGGAGGTTCAGGAGGTTCAGGAGGAGGCAGACCTTCTAATAGTTATGGACCACCTGGTTCTGGATCTGGTTCAAATTCTGGTGGTTTTGGATCACAAAATGGACAAGGATTTGGTCAACAGGGAGGAGGAAGTGGTCGTCCATCAGACTCGTATGGAGCCCCGGTTGGTGGAGCATCCGACAGTTATGCACCTCCACCATCTGGTGTTCAAGGCGGACGAGGAGGCCAAGGAAGCCAAGGAGGCCAAGGAGGCCAAGGAGGACAAGGAGGACAAGGAGGACAAGGAGGTTCTAGTGGTTATGGAACTGGAAATGGAAATGGAGGATCCAATGATGAAGAAAGCAAT gAACCAGCCAAGTATGATTTCAATTATGAAGTTAAGGATCCACAATCAGGAGTTGATTTCGGACAAACTGAGAGTCGAGATGGAGACCGAGCACAGGGTATGTTTAACGTACTTTTACCAGATGGAAGAAAACAAATAGTTGAATATGAAGCGGACCAAGATGGTTTTAAGCCACAAATAAGATACGAAGGTGAAGCAAACACTGGAGCTGGTGGTCCTGGTGGTCCTGGTGGAAATAATGGTTATCCCTCAGGTGGTCCAGGTGGAAACAATGGCGGTGGAGTTGGTGGAGATAATGGTTACCCTTCAGGTGGTCCAGGAGGAAACAATGGAGGTGGATATCCCTCTGGAGGACCAGGAGGAAATAGCGATGGTGGATATCCTTCAGGAGGTCCAGGTGGAAACAATAATGGAGGATTCCCTTCAGGTGGTCAGGGTGGAAACAGTGGAGGTGGATATCCTTCAGGTGGTCCAGGAGgaaataacaacaacaataataacggAGGTTATCCTTCAGGCGGACCAGGAGGAAACGGTGGATCTGGAGATGGCTACCCATCGGGTGGTCCCTCTGATGGAGGATTTGGCGGAAACGGTGGATCTAGCGATGGTTATCCATCTGGACCAGCAAATAACGGCAGAGGTGGTGGTAGTGGTGGATTTGGTGGTAATGGCAATAACAGAAATGGAGGCGGTAGTGGTGGATACCCATCGGGTGGTCCGGGAGACAGCAATCAAAATG GATATCCATCAGGGCGTCCTAATGGCGGGGGTGGTGGTTTCGGAGGTTCATCTGGTGGAAATGGAAATGAAGGTTATCCTTCTGGTAGACCCGGCGGTAACAGTGGCTTTGGTGGAGGTAATAATGGTAGAAGTGGTGGAAGTGGAGGTGGAGGTGGATACCCCTCCGGAAGTGGTGGTGATGCCGCAGCAAATGGAGGATATCAATATTGA